Sequence from the Acomys russatus chromosome 12, mAcoRus1.1, whole genome shotgun sequence genome:
tcagaacccacagggggcatagtctgctgctgtgaacAATCtaaatcagccccatatcccacacctgggattaaaacaaaaacatgtttacataacataactgagtttttaacaaaacaaaaactcccacTATATTCATGTATACATAAAGCAAGTTCCACAACAGACTAAGATAATTGTGAGCCTAGCTATTTTAAGAACTTGGCAGTATACTTTTCTTCCAGTAAAACACAATAggaaaaatgttcaaataaaaaaatctatcctAACTCACACAAGGCCAGAGACAAAAGAATTTACCTATGCTCTGATATTCCATTAGTCCATTCCTTAGATAAATACATGTTCCCTTATAGACCTTGAAAATGTCAACAAGTCTACTTATAAAGAAAAAGGTCATTTAATTTTTGAAGTGTTAGGAAGATGACCAGCTCATACTTGTTAGGTGAAATATGTATGTGTTGTCACAAGATTCAAACATTTCTACTCTATTCTTTTTCCCcttgtttacttttaatttattttcatttttttaaacttttattttttattaattcattcatattacatctcaatagttatcccatcccttgtatcctcccactcctctctccctcccattttccccttactccccttccctatgattgtgactgaggggaacctcctccccctgtatatgctcatagggtattgagtctcttcttggtagcctgctatccttcctctgattgccaccaggtctccccattcaggggacgtggtcaaatatggggcaccagagttcgtgtgaaagtcagtccccattctccactcaactgtggagaatgtcctgtccattggctagatctgggtaggggttcgatgtttattggctcagccgttaaaggctaggctcacatcCACTCTATTCTTGAGCTACTATcttgaacaacaaaaaaatcctgaTAGCAAAGATTATTTTGAAAGGTGaatcaaaaggcagaaaaaaagcaTCCTGGAAGAAGGTGTAATGCTTAGCTTGAGGTAGTGAGAGTTTGAAGTAAgaataatttgagaaaaaaaataaaactgagggttttgtttgttgtttggtattgtttgtttcattttgtttgctttttaagttaaCTTTTGGTCTTGGCTACAATCTTAGactaaatttatttactttaaaatttttaatttatttttattcatgtgtctgtgtgtgtgctgcatgtatGCAGGTGCTTGAAGACTGAGATGAATCTGTGTCACctatgtgagtgctaggaagGGAGCCAGAGTCCTTTCAAGAAGAGCAGGTGTTTCTAAGTGCAGAATCACCTCTATAGTCCCCTACATTTATTTCTTAACCATGGTAAAACATATTAGGCAATTTGTATACCTACTTACAAGTATTATAGATCTTTAAAATGCTTGATGAATATACAAACAGTCCACATGAACAtgattttctcctttcttagaACTTTTGGAAATATCCACAAGTAGAGATAAACTCAGCAAACAAACTATGGTGATACAAGAACAAGTATCTCTTTaaattcattgaaaatattatgcgaacaaacaaaatgtttacaGTGGTTACTTGCAAGACTCAGAGAATGGACAGGAAATGATCATTTTCACTGAAATTCtgcataattttctttattcccAAGAGGGGTGTATTATCATTACAAATCAGGCAatctttaaaagtcatttttaaaacatcattgtTTAACCCAACAGTACTAGCACACATGGAATAAAGAAATGATATGGCAAAATTCATGACATACATATGATAGGTGATAAATATATAGGTTTTTTAGTACAATGCTCtcctgaatttttttgtttttgtttttttttgttttttgtttttgtttttgtttttgagacaaggtttctctatgtagccttggctgtcctagactcactttgtagaccaggctggcctcgaactcatagtgatccgcctgcctctgcctcctgagtgctgggattaaaggcgtgcgccaccacgcccggctctcttgaaatttttatcacaAATGTTTGCCCAGTTTTTCCTGGTTATCCcaactttttagttttagtttaagTTTCTTTTCACAATCATTTGCTTTATGAAAATACCATCCTCTTATTCACAAATCATCTCATTAgagaacattaattttttaaagatttatttattattatgtatacagtgcctgcatgtacacctgcaggtcagaagagggcatcagatcacattatagatggttgtgagacaccaagtggttgctgggaattgaactcaggacctctggaagagcagccactgctcttaacctctgagctatctctccaggcccaagagaacattaattttaaaaaagcagcccatgcattttgtttggttggttatgtgtgtgtgtgtgtgtgtgtgtgtgtgtgtgtatgtgttttcagatTAATTGTCAATATTTAAGAGTTTCAGGTTCTGCCAACACAGGGCCACATCACATGACCAGTGGGTCATTACATTTGCCTGAGCcttgagccctgagccctgagccctgagcacaCCTCACTCCCGGCCAGACCAACAGGTCTTGGATGTGGGTACCTTCAGAATTCCTTGAACACTGACTTTCCTTATAGCACGCTGGAAAGCAACTTTTTACCTGCAGAAACTGTAAAGGACACTGAGTACCAAACGTATTAATGCTGTTACTGCGGGGCAGAGGGTAGGCAGGAGAAAGTGGGAGAGTAGCAGTTGGAACATTTCTTTGAgaactaagtgaaataagctcGGCCAGAGGGACAAAGGTTGCATTCCCCCTCTCACTTTTGGAATCTAGTGGgacaaagaagagaagacatgCAAGTAGATGGGGAATCATCAGAGAAGAAGACCAGCcaaagggagggatgggagggaaggaaggagatgcaCTGGTGGATGGGACCCAGATACACATATGCGGAGGGTGTCACAACAAACCCCATTGCTTTATGCAAGTAATGTACAGAaactaaaggagagaaaaaaaaaaaaaatgaaacctctCCGCTGGGCTTAGTACACAACCAAAAGGAGTCTGCTGGGAGATCAGCTTAAACAGCCTGCAGAGGATGAAAAATGAACCTGAGAAAAACAAACTGGAGTGAATGTTTCCAAGtggaaacaaagtgaaaaattattttttaaaatttaattacatacaaaataaaagaatattttcccTACTTCTAAGTCACTGTGCTATATGATCCCGCGGACCCAGAAGGATTTTGAGTTTATCTCGCTTTTAAAAACACGCCCAGAGACAGGGTCCTTGGTCTTCCGAGTCTTCCACCCATGACGCCACTCTAAACCCTCGGACAGTAAACAGCCACCATTTCCCCGTtttgcttctcttcctgctcAGTGCAGCAGCCAGCAAAGATAAGGGCAGCTGCTGTAAAATTCCCATTAACTTCCCCCACCACGGCCCTTCCTCTCCACAGCGCTTCTCCTGTGGGTCTGGCATTTGGCAAAGCGCCCacatcaagtgctgggatcttTTCCTGCTCAGATGGGTCTGTTCATCACACAGGGTCACAGACCTTCAGTTGTGGCCTGCATACACTCAGAGCAGACATCTCACCCCAGCTTGACCTCTGTGGAAGGGAGCCGAGGGCCTGAGCAAGACTGCAGCCAGGCCTAAACAGAGTTGGCATCTGCCGTCTGTGCAGACTCCAGATCTGTAGCTGCAGGCTACATGGGAAAAGGGATCTTTATCCACTGTCTGCCTTGATCACAGCTAGGGGCCTAGGTCACAGCATCATTGAAGGATTGCTGAATGTTTTTTGAATGTGTCTCCACTCACAGAGTGTTAGAAATCTGTGTTACTTAGGCCCAATCCCTTATGATGATGTTATCATCCTCAAATGCTCCACATGGCCTCATTTGCTCAATCCAATCATGGAAGTATTGAGACAGGTAGGGCTGCTTTTTATAGTATTACCTCCAATttacagaagggaaaatagaacttGAGAACTTGGTATGGCTGACTCAACGTCAAAAAATGTGCACTGGGCTCCCTGGTACTACACTTTCATCCAGGACAACATAAACTACAAAACTGATGTAGCCTTTTATAGAGAAAAACACACTATccaacacagatgtcctgtaacaaaaacaacttaaataatTAACCCCAAGAATCAGCACACAGGGCTCCAAGAGATCAAAAGTTTCTACATAGTTTAAGAAGTTATCAGTGGAATGAATGGCTCGCAGAAAGACCAGCCAAATTTCAGACAGGGCTCTGATAGtcagaatttataaaaaaaacaaaaacaaaactgtaaaaatcaaagacaaaaaaacGTAAACTGTTGATCAAGGAATGGGCTAACGAGTTAActccctcaaaagaagaaacgTAAAAGGCTAATGAGAATTTCAAAAACGCATTCAACCCCACTAGTCATCAGGGGAAAACAATTATAACCACCCTGAGATAGCACCTTACTGATCAGAATGGCATTACAAGACATCTGACAGCAGCCTGGGGAtagtgacgcatgcctttaatcccagtactcgggaggcagagataggtggatctctgtgagtttgaggccaacctgatctacagagtgagctccagaacagccagagatacacagagaaaccctgtcttgaaaaaaccaaaaaaaaaaaaaaaaaaagaaaagaaaaagaaaagacaagaaatctgatagcaaatgctggcaaggatgtgggcaAAAGTGACCTTTATTCACCGCTAGTAGGAGTGAAAACTAAAAAGCCATTATATAAATCATTATGGAGGccaggctcacctggaactcgcagagatctgcctgccttcctgagtgctgggcttaaagtgtgcatcaccattcCTGGCTAGAAAGTATAATTTTAAGGAAACTGATCCAAACTCAGAATGACAAAAACAAGTTCTGTTTCATGTGTTGAATTTGTAGCCttccatgtgtacacatacaaatatatgagTCTACATATGATCCCAGCCTTccgtgtatatacatacacatatgagtCTACATATGATCCCAGCCttccatgtgtacatgtatacacatatgagtCTACATATGAGTAAGGcttaaaaaaccagaaagacaagATATGACTAGGTGacaaggaaggacaggaggtggTCAAAGAGACATAGAGGAAAGTTACTGGAAGGTGCTAAGGAGGAGACTAGGGGTAAAGGAGGGACGCGAGAGGAGAAACTGACTAAAACATACTCAGTTCAAGAGGCCATAATGATATCAAATACAGCATATGCTAATtttgaaataagtaaaaataattggAGAACACAACTCAGTAAAGagaaattaagattttaaaaacattttatatagaaatattttatgaagATTTTACAACGTAGTATATCATTATGTCATACTGTAGAAAGACGGAAGGAAAAGATTAACCTCAAGGACAAAGAAAGTGCTTGTAGGAAAATATTGCAGTCTCCATGAAAGTGCATCAAAAGTTAAGGCAATGAATGTCCCATGTTGATACTGGTATGTTACAAAAAGACTttcaaaacagttaaaaaaatatttacaaacagttttgcctttattttttcagatattgAAAGGGAAAGTTTTGTGACTATTCTTGTTCTAGAATAGGACAGAGATAACACCTATGTAGGCCCAAGTCAGTAAACGTAAAATGTCCTTTCCAAGTGCGGGCCGCTTTTCTACCTGTAAGTTGCCAGGCTTGGGGGCAGCCCTCTCATACACTAAGACAACTAGATTGCTTGAGGACAGTGACCATGGTGACATGGGGTCCTCTACCTTAGCTTCCAGCTCCTACAGCCACACTAATAACATACTTTAAGTCCTCCCACACTGTACTAGAAATCTATGGCTTTGCTTCTTCCTGAGGCTTTTGAGAGTCATTTTATGAAGAGCCACATTCACATATAACTATGATATTTTGCCCTATCTTATAGGCAAAATGCAAAAGTTAAACCATGAACCTTTTTGGATGAGTCTGGCTGCATATTTTATTCTCCACATATAATAAATCCCTTAAATTCAAAGGGATTAGTAAGAATAATACTGGTTATCAGACTATAATCATATATGGAGAAAAACTTGTTTCTACATTGTAACTGAGAAAAATATcactgatctaaaaaaaaaaggaagtgggcCAGACTTGTATAAGAGTGAGTTTTAAGGTGAAGTGATGTATCTGACTTTTAGTACAGACAATAGCTATCTGCTCGGGAATAACTTAACTCACCTGATAGCCACTCTGAAAATTCTCGTAATAAGGGAAGTTCATTTTACCATTATGTTCTCTCTATACATACACTgatgttttctctccttctttcttttcccacgTCTAAATGTAAGGGGAAATACCAGTCCCTGACATAGGTCAGTTAGTGCTCTTAGCCCTCAAGGTGCAGCTGTAGTAAAACCAGAGAAATATGTAGACATTTATTGGAATTCTGCAGTACAAATAAGCACACCCACTCTCCACAATCTCGTAACAGGGGCCACAGCTAAACTATTTTACACAACAGATGTGTTAGGTTGATTTTCATCTGTCACTTCTTTTTCATCAGgaccacaaacaaaaaaattgttgcCCAGAGTCTTCTGGGCAAATCGGAAGTACATAAGATGGCCCATTGCCACAAAAGAGACGGAAATCAGTACGAGCAAGCCGAAAGCTTCAGGGTTGGGGGCCAGGATGACCATGATGAAATGCAGAAGGTCAAGAAGGTAGTTCATGGAGTTCTGCACACCATTGATAATGCCTCTTTCAGACTCAATTACGTTTTCTTGCAGCAACTGGGTCACAGTTAAATCAAAGGACCACAGACCTATTggtaagtgatattttaaaaagttaaattttcaTGTATAATTTAACTTATAATTATATATCTCACATTCAATGTGCTAATATATGCAAAACACATTTAAGCTCTACAACCTTTGAATTACCCATACATAAAGTATTAATCATACTTTGCCTTATATAGCTTAATAGTATAAATTGGATTATTAATGATTTCAGAAAGGATTTTTACAGCCACAAGACACAATAAAGCTAAGCTACAAGCTTCTCAATCCTGTTCTTCTGTGACTAACCAAACTACAAAagcaaaatggcagcctataaATTCCAGCACTTCTAGAGTTTAAAGTGACCTAATGTGCTGCCATGGCTAAAGAGTACAGAAACTTTAAACCATTGTTATATTGCCGCTTGAGTAGCATAGGGCTCCCAATAAAGCTGTCTTGCCTGAGTATTAATGTCACTGATAAATTAATGAATTGCTCTGTATCACAAGATAAATATGGTTTCGTTTCAAGAATAAATGGATTCAGAGGCCATGCACCAGTGCTCCATTAATGATTACTTAAATTCTGCTCTGTAAGATGTCTTTAcattactgtatttttcagaccataagatgcacctggCCATAAAACGCATctagtttttagagcagtaaaacaagaaaaagagtaaaaccagcaatcagaccataaagTGCTCCCTAATTTCCCCCACACTTTGGGGgggagtgtgtcttatggtccaaaaaatatggtatgttTCCTGCCAGAAGTATAGAACTCACCTGTCTTGCCAACTATATGGTAACTACACAGGGCTAGAGAAGACTTTGAAGGGTATTTCTTTACTCTGTCTTTAAAAGAGTAACAATTTAAGGCACTTCCCTAGCACActgaaggccctgggtttgatccccagtagcATGcttgtgcgtgcgcgcacacacacacacacactcactcactcacacaatatttacaaaaaaatcacttcatacacacacatatacatatacacatataactttaaatattaaaaattgaataatACTTCATGTTTAAAGAGTAGGTTTTATATGTAAACTCTGGGATTCGACTAAATTAACATCTATGAAGTATTTTCAGATAACTTACAATTGAATTCTCTGCACTAGGTTTCCAAACCCATATTTGTAATTTTTGAATATGCAGAAAGAGCTCTTACCAATTCTAGCAGCAATGACTCCTGCAAACAGCAGGCTGACGGAGATTATGGGCACGGATTTAGTGCTCATCTCATGGACAGTATTAACAATATTAGACGCGTTGGACATATGCGTTTCTGTTGTAAAGATGGTCTCGGGTATTTTGGTAGTTGGGGACACTGGCTCCACTTGCATAAATCTAGAACGGATATCTTCGAATGGAGAAACAGACAGGTCCATGGGGCTTCCAGGCATGAACACAGAGATCACACACAAGATCAAACAGGAAAGCTGTGCCAGTCCTGAGAATAGGCCAGTCTGAACGAGGCCGCATTTTCGGCGGAGCCAGGTGAAGGCCACTGTTCCCATTATTCCGGTTATTGCTGACGCTCCCATCAAAATACTGAGGACGGAACCACTCAGCCCCTGAGTGTAGGCGTACCCTGTGGTGATGCAATCAAAGCCCAGGACTGTCATGTAGAGGAAAGCCAGGCCCATGCCCGCCAGAAACACCGGCTGGTTATAGTAGGAGACCCATCCATCGCGAAACGTGCGGAACGGCTCAGCAATCTGCGAGGCACATGTGGGCTCAAGTTCATGTTCAAGTTCACGGATGTTGGAGTCTTTCTCACCCATCAGATGAGTTCCCTCTAGAGGTTTTGGCTCAGTATCTGTTAATAAGACACATCATTTTTTTAGAGGAAGAACATGGGGAGTAAAAGCcaattattttttatcttcttgttcttctcctgTATGGGTCTCCTTGACTACTACATTATATGTTGTCTTTTTACTGGTAATCTATGAATTACAGCTGTGGAATAATTCCCAAGTAccagttttgctttaaaaatactgttgGTTTCATTTTAAGCTCTTCTTTCCTATAGAAATTGCATTTTCACTTAAATAAATTTCACCAAAAttcatcaaataaaatataacaattatgTGGGGGAAATAGAGTACCTTATTTTCTAGGACCTCGTTAAGATATCATTTTAACAGAAAACCAGCCTCCTCTTCTTGAAAAATTCTGCCTCTCTCTTCACTGCTCCCACTGCCCTCCAAACGGCAATTTTACTCCTCTCAAGGATGTTaagaaattttcatattttctgtcttcccaTTTCGGTGAGTCATTTTCCCCAGCCATCCTGAACCAGTTGTTCCTCTGTGCCTGAGCCTGGGGCCTAACCTAACTTTTTTAGATCCCACCCAGAGCTCTTTGCAGAATCTCAGAAGATGATATGTCCCACTCATCCAGGCTTGCCCTGGAAACACAGCTTGGAAGCTACTTAGCATGTGTTCTTCCCCCAAGGTCAAGGTCTGAGCCTAGAATGCAGAGTGCTGCTGTAGTCAGTTACCTTTAGATGCGTTCAGTTGCTTCAGTTCCGACTCCTCCACCTTAAGGGCAGCTTTCACAGCCAGGGCAGGCGTTTTCTGGTAAACCTTCCAGAGCAAGAAGTACTCCACACACATCGACACCAGATTCCACCCCGAAATGAAACCACAGCCGATGACTGGGGAACCAAATGTCATGATCTGGCCGACAGCCATGGGGGCCAGGATGTTGGTTAGCTGGTCAATCCTTCTAATGGTAGCATTCATGTCTACAGAGGTAGGTGCAAGTGGCAGGTGAGTAAGAGTTTAAGCCTATCAAAGAAAGGCTGACCATGTACGTATGATAAAGACAAAAGCCGAGAGTACATATTACTGAAaggctaatttctttttttttttttattaatttattcttgttacatctcaatggttatcccatcccttgtatcctccattcttccctccctcccatttcccccttattcccctcccctatgactgttcctgagggggacttcctccccctgtatatgctcatagggtatcaagtctcttcttggtaacctactatccttcctctgagtgccaccaggtctccccctccaggggacatggtcaaatatgaggcaccagagtatgtgagaaagtcatatcccactctccactcaactgtggagaatgttctgtgaaAGGCTAATTTCTAAAGGCACTCTGTAACTAAACCACttgcaatgaagaaaaaaagtattttcatgttttctgaAGTAATTTTCCTCTAGGGAAAGCCAATAAATCAATGAGtagtatataatatacattatatattatatatgcatagaAATAAGTACATAAACAAGCCTACAAATACATGTAACATAAAAAATGTGGCAAAACAAACTTAGTGCTTATtttaaagcaatggttctcaacccgCCTAATGCTGAAACTCTTAAATaccttcctcatgttgtggtaaccccaaccataaaattatttctttgatacTTAgcaactgtaattttgatactcttatgaattgtaatgtacatatctgatatgcagaatatctgatatgtgacccctgtgaaagggttatttgaAACCCTCCCTAGAGGGCTGAtgcccacaagttgagaactgctgccttaaAGGAATACTCAGAGTGAGTTGGTTATAGATTATGACTTATAGAGAATAAGAGGAATCGAAGGTGGCTCTACaaagtgttatttctttttatttttcttgagttaCTATTTACTGAGAAACAGAGGACTTCAAAATAATCAAAGTTAGCCTAAGAGAACTAGAATGTGATTTGGGAAATATTGATTTTGATAGACCCACTGACATCCAAGAGCTTCTCTTGAGACCAACAGTTAAATAAATAAGCGAGGCTGAGGATTTGGAAAGAGATGTGAGCCCATTTGGGAAGTTTGCCaatctttaaaacaatgaaatttgaTGGAATTTCAAGGGAGTGTGTgtagagaacagaaagaagactAAAGTGTTGGGAATGCCACTGTTTAGAAGTCAGGAAGG
This genomic interval carries:
- the Slc40a1 gene encoding solute carrier family 40 member 1, coding for MTKARDQTGREGCCGSLANYLTSAKFLLYLGHSLSTWGDRMWHFAVSVFLVELYGNSLLLTAVYGLVVAGSVLVLGAIIGDWVDKNARLKVAQTSLVVQNVSVILCGVILMMVFLHKNELLTMYHGWVLTVCYVLIITIANIANLASTATAITIQRDWIVVVAGENRSRLADMNATIRRIDQLTNILAPMAVGQIMTFGSPVIGCGFISGWNLVSMCVEYFLLWKVYQKTPALAVKAALKVEESELKQLNASKDTEPKPLEGTHLMGEKDSNIRELEHELEPTCASQIAEPFRTFRDGWVSYYNQPVFLAGMGLAFLYMTVLGFDCITTGYAYTQGLSGSVLSILMGASAITGIMGTVAFTWLRRKCGLVQTGLFSGLAQLSCLILCVISVFMPGSPMDLSVSPFEDIRSRFMQVEPVSPTTKIPETIFTTETHMSNASNIVNTVHEMSTKSVPIISVSLLFAGVIAARIGLWSFDLTVTQLLQENVIESERGIINGVQNSMNYLLDLLHFIMVILAPNPEAFGLLVLISVSFVAMGHLMYFRFAQKTLGNNFFVCGPDEKEVTDENQPNTSVV